In Littorina saxatilis isolate snail1 linkage group LG8, US_GU_Lsax_2.0, whole genome shotgun sequence, a single genomic region encodes these proteins:
- the LOC138972987 gene encoding ornithine decarboxylase-like: MANEALDEYFPASGQVRIIGEPGRYMAEAAFTATPCVIAKRQISTTLGGDDREKEGESRTSFAYYVNDGVFGSFSCVLVDKAHPGIKARLVGTPVDPTEYPSVVYGHTMDGLDRIINDVMLPELQIGDVINFINMGAYSTTVSTSFNGMPRPLMFYHCCDSSWNQLSLETTD, translated from the exons ATGGCGAACGAAGCATTGGATGAATATTTCCCAGCCAGTGGACAAGTTCGCATCATAGGCGAGCCTGGACGCTACATGGCGGAAGCAGCCTTCACTGCAACGCCCTGTGTCATTGCAAAGAGGCAAATCTCTACGACTCTGGGAGGAG ATGACCGTGAGAAGGAAGGCGAAAGCAGAACGTCGTTTGCATACTACGTGAACGACGGCGTGTTTGGTTCCTTTAGCTGTGTGCTTGTGGACAAAGCGCACCCGGGGATAAAGGCCAGGCTTGTTGGG ACTCCAGTCGACCCAACCGAATACCCATCCGTTGTCTACGGCCACACAATGGACGGACTAGATCGGATCATCAATGACGTCATGTTGCCGGAACTGCAAATCGGTGACGTCATCAACTTCATCAACATGGGTGCTTACAGTACGACAGTCAGTACCTCCTTCAACGGAATGCCTCGCCCGCTGATGTTTTACCACTGCTGTGACTCTTCGTG GAACCAACTGTCTCTGGAGACTACAGACTAG